One region of Bacteroidota bacterium genomic DNA includes:
- a CDS encoding VWA domain-containing protein — protein MKTVLQNKTLRQLAISLLQKRMVVLFLFFFVCTSNNYSQQAKKQKAPTLTRIEFLFDASQSMYGRWQSGAKIDIARSLMNKVLDSLRYIDNIELALRVYGHQKPYPPQDCDDSRLEVPFSKGNISSIQQVLKNLVPKGTTPIAKSLELCGNDFPQSPSRNIIILVTDGIEECGGDPCAISQALQKKGIFLKPFVIGMGIDETWKKTFECVGRYFDATNEVTFKQALDVVISQALNSTTMQVNLLDMAHNPTETNVNMTFYDRWNGEIKYNFIHTLNSKGNPDTLVIDPLPIYKIVVHTIPSVSLDSVVLTPGKHTIVGIDAPQGFLTLKFDGTSEIKKPLAVVRQHGEMKTLNVQDFNTTEKYIVGKYDLEILTLPRINLENIDISQSKTTTLQIPRPGMVTIISNNQGYGSLYVEDKGNLKWIYNLDDNLNKETIVLQPGKYHVVYRSKNSKESIYTIEKDFSIVSSESNIIVLNQ, from the coding sequence TTGAAAACTGTGCTTCAAAATAAAACCTTAAGACAACTTGCGATTTCACTTCTTCAGAAAAGAATGGTCGTGTTGTTTTTGTTTTTCTTTGTATGTACGTCGAACAATTATTCCCAGCAGGCAAAAAAACAAAAAGCCCCTACCCTTACGCGGATCGAATTCCTTTTCGATGCTTCCCAAAGTATGTATGGAAGATGGCAAAGCGGTGCTAAAATTGATATCGCACGTTCACTGATGAACAAGGTGCTTGACAGTCTCCGCTACATTGACAACATTGAACTCGCTCTTCGTGTGTATGGTCATCAGAAACCTTATCCACCACAGGATTGCGATGACAGCCGACTGGAAGTACCATTTTCGAAAGGGAATATTTCAAGTATTCAGCAAGTATTGAAAAACCTGGTTCCAAAAGGAACAACACCAATAGCGAAATCACTTGAGTTATGCGGAAATGATTTTCCTCAAAGCCCATCCCGAAACATCATCATTCTTGTAACCGATGGAATTGAAGAATGTGGCGGTGATCCCTGCGCTATTTCCCAGGCTCTTCAGAAAAAAGGAATATTTCTAAAACCATTTGTCATCGGTATGGGAATCGATGAAACATGGAAAAAAACTTTTGAATGCGTTGGCCGCTATTTTGACGCAACAAACGAAGTAACTTTCAAACAAGCCCTCGATGTGGTTATTTCACAGGCATTGAATTCCACCACCATGCAGGTGAATCTTCTGGACATGGCCCACAACCCAACGGAGACCAATGTCAACATGACTTTTTACGATCGCTGGAATGGAGAAATTAAATACAACTTTATTCATACTCTGAATTCAAAAGGTAATCCGGATACACTGGTGATTGATCCGTTGCCGATTTATAAAATTGTAGTACATACGATTCCGAGTGTTTCGCTTGACTCAGTTGTGCTGACACCCGGAAAACATACCATAGTTGGGATTGACGCGCCGCAGGGTTTCCTCACTCTGAAATTTGACGGCACTTCGGAAATTAAAAAACCACTTGCCGTTGTTCGCCAGCATGGTGAAATGAAAACTTTGAACGTTCAGGATTTTAATACAACGGAAAAATACATTGTCGGAAAATACGATCTCGAAATCCTCACCTTGCCACGAATCAATCTTGAAAATATCGACATCAGCCAGAGCAAAACCACAACCTTACAAATCCCGCGTCCGGGAATGGTGACCATCATCAGCAATAATCAGGGTTACGGTAGCCTATATGTGGAAGACAAAGGAAATCTCAAATGGATTTACAATCTCGATGACAATCTGAACAAAGAAACCATAGTCCTTCAGCCGGGAAAATATCACGTAGTTTACCGGTCTAAGAATTCCAAAGAATCCATTTATACCATTGAAAAAGATTTTTCCATTGTTTCTTCTGAATCCAATATTATTGTCCTGAATCAATAA
- a CDS encoding transketolase family protein, translating into MKKYPYTEKKDTRSGFGAGLLELGRSNPDVVALCADLTGSLKMDAFEKEFPNRFFQIGIAEANMIGIAAGMTIGGKIPFTGTFANFSTGRVYDQIRQSVAYSDKNVKICASHAGITLGEDGATHQILEDIGMMRMLPGMVVINPCDFNQTKAATIAIAKHHGPVYLRFGRPVVPNFTPADQNFEIGKAVLLNEGSDVSIFATGHLVWKALEACEILESKGIRAEIINIHTIKPLDKAAVLASVRKTGCAVSAEEHQMNGGLGDAIAQVLASEFPSPLEYVAVNDSFGESGTPEQLMKKYGLEAENIVLAAEKVIKRRKPELTHS; encoded by the coding sequence ATGAAAAAATATCCATACACAGAAAAGAAAGACACACGTTCCGGTTTTGGAGCAGGATTACTTGAACTCGGAAGATCAAATCCGGATGTTGTGGCTTTGTGCGCGGACCTTACAGGTTCATTAAAAATGGACGCTTTTGAAAAGGAATTTCCAAATCGTTTTTTCCAGATTGGAATTGCCGAAGCGAATATGATTGGAATTGCAGCCGGTATGACCATCGGCGGGAAAATCCCTTTCACAGGAACTTTCGCGAATTTCTCTACGGGAAGGGTTTATGACCAGATCCGACAATCTGTGGCTTATTCGGATAAGAATGTGAAAATTTGTGCTTCCCATGCTGGGATTACCCTTGGAGAAGACGGAGCTACTCATCAGATCCTTGAAGATATCGGAATGATGAGAATGCTTCCCGGAATGGTTGTTATCAATCCATGTGATTTCAATCAGACGAAAGCAGCTACTATCGCGATTGCGAAACATCATGGTCCGGTTTACCTGCGTTTTGGCCGGCCGGTTGTGCCGAATTTTACACCAGCAGATCAAAACTTTGAAATCGGAAAAGCAGTTCTCCTCAATGAAGGTAGTGATGTTTCCATTTTCGCGACAGGCCATCTGGTCTGGAAGGCACTCGAAGCATGCGAAATTCTTGAATCAAAAGGGATTCGTGCTGAAATTATCAATATACATACGATTAAACCACTGGACAAAGCTGCAGTCTTAGCTTCAGTTCGGAAAACAGGATGTGCCGTTAGCGCTGAGGAACACCAAATGAATGGAGGTTTAGGTGATGCTATAGCTCAGGTGCTTGCTTCAGAATTCCCTTCTCCGCTTGAATACGTGGCTGTAAACGATTCATTTGGAGAAAGCGGTACACCGGAACAATTGATGAAAAAATACGGTCTGGAAGCCGAAAACATAGTACTTGCTGCTGAAAAAGTAATCAAGCGCAGAAAACCAGAACTGACACACTCCTGA